In Candidatus Dependentiae bacterium, the DNA window GGTACATTTGTAACCATGAAACGTAAAAGCAGAGTTGGTGTAAATCCAGCTACTGGTAAAAAAATGCAAATTCCTGCAAAAAATGTTCCAAAATTTAGACCTGGCAAAGCATTAAAAAGCTTAGTCGGATAAAATTATAAAATAGAGGCTTTAGTAAAATAAAGCCTCTATTTTTTTGTCCTTTTTTTGCAGTGAGTCTAGACTGCTTATCCACTTGACCAAGCAATCTATAAATTTTCTTGAGCTTTTATTTTAAATGTTTTTATACTGGACAAGTCTAAAATTGCAGCACCGTTTAAAAATGGTCAAAATAAAGGAAGTGGTCTTATGGCAACTGAAAGAGTTGAAACTTTTTATCAAATAGTTCATACATACTTTGAAAAATTTTTTGAGAAACTTAATATTTCATCTCGAGATGTTATTATTTATGTTTCATGTTTTGGGGTTGGTTTCTTGGTAGGGGTTTTATTTAAACGATACGGAAAATGGATTATTTCTATAAGTGCTGCAGTAGTTTTGGCATTGGCTTTGCTGCAATATTTTGATTTTATTACAATACATCAAGACAATATTAGATTAGTGCTCGGGCTTGACGATTCCCAAGGCTTTGATGTCTTAGTTGAGCGTAGTAAGGAGTATCTTATTGAGCTTGGAGTTGTTTTAGTCGGTTTATTATTAGGTTTTAAATTAGGATAATTTTATATCATGGAAAAAAAACATCTTTTTATTTCTCGTTTAGCTGATCAGTTGGTTAAACAAAATGCTATCAGAGAAATTGAGGCAGAATCATTAATTAAAGAATTTAAAGATGGGTCAAAATCTAGAATTGACTATGTTCTTTTAGACGATGGAGTGATTGATCGAGAAACAATGCTTAAAGCTTTGCAGGGGGTTTATGGGGTAGTGCCATTTGATGTCTGTGGTTATTTTTTTAATCATGAATTATTACTTCTTTTTCCTAAAGATTTTTTGATCAACAGAGGTGTTATTCCTTTGGATGTTGATTCTGACATGCTTACAGTGGTTATGAGTAATCCTGAAGATGAAGAAACAATTGAAATGCTTGGTAATTTTGTTTCTTATGCAATTAATGTTTTTGTTGGTATCGAGCGTGACATTGTCGATGCAATTACAGAATATTATGATGAAGATATTGTAACGTATGAGAATTATGAGCAAACTCAAGATGTCCAAGATGATGGACAAGATGATTCTGAGATTGTCGATTTAGAGTGACATTTATTTTATAAAAAAGAGCGAATTAAAAACTCGCTCTTTTTGCTTTATTAACACATGAATTTGCTGTTTTTTACTCTTACGGTTAAACTTAATACATATGGTTTTTTCATTATCAGTAAAGCAAAAAATGTTGTTGGTTAAAAATTTTTCAGTAGCAATTCAAAGCTCTCAAATCTTAAATAATTGTAACTTACAAATAGAGCCTGGTACCGTTCATGTGCTTGTTGGTCCAAATGGTTCTGGAAAAAGTTCTTTGGCTGCAAGTTTAATGGGTCATCCATTGTATGAAATTGTCACAGGTGAAGTGACTTTTCAAGGGCAAGATTTGCTTTCTTTGGCAACTCATATCAAAGCGCAAAAAGGCTTATACCTTTCTGTGCAGCATCCTTTAGAAATTAGCGGTCTTCAAGTTCTTCATTTTTTAAAAGAAATTTCATCGATTGCAGATAGAAAAACTGAATCTATTTCTGAATTTTTAATTCGTGTAAATCCATTACTTGGATTGGTTGGATTGCCAGAATCTATTTTGTATAGATGTGTTAATGTTGGTTTTTCTGGTGGTGAAAAAAAACGGTTTGAGCTTTTGCAAATGTTTCTTTTAAAGCCAAGGCTTGCAATCTTAGATGAAATTGATTCTGGGGTTGATGTAGACGGTTTGAAAATGATAGCACAAGGCATTTTGTGGTATAAAGAGCAAAATCCTGAAGTCTCTTTTTTAATAGTAACTCACTATCGAAGAATTTTGGAATACGTTAAGCCAGATGTGGTTCATTTAATGATTGATGGAAGCATTGTTCAAACTGGTAGTAGCCAGCTGCTTGATGATATTGAAACAAAAGGATATGCATCCTATGCAAAAAGGTCTGAATAAAAAAATAGTCACAGATATTTCTGAAAAGAAAAATGAACCGGGCTGGATGACTGATTTTCGATTAAAATCATTAGACATTTTTTTACAAAAGCCAATGCCACATTGGGGCGCAGATTTATCAGGTCTTTCAACTGATGATATATTTTTCTATGTTAAACCGATCATGGATAAACAGCGTGATTGGAGTAATGTTCCCGATGATATTAAAACAACCTTTGATAAATTAGGCGTTCCTCAAGCAGAGCGTTCTATGCTTGCAGGCGTAAGTGCTCAATTCGAATCTGAAGTGATTTACAAGCGATTAAAAGAGCGTTGGGAAAAAAAAGGCGTAGTCTTTTTAGATACAGAATCTGCACTCAAAGAGTATCCAGAAATTTTTAAAAAATACTTTTCAACAATAATTCCGCCCCATGATAATAAATTTGCAGCTTTAAATTCAGCAGTTTGGAGTGGTGGCAGCTTTGTTTACATACCATCTGGTGTTTATGTAGATCAGCCAAT includes these proteins:
- the sufC gene encoding Fe-S cluster assembly ATPase SufC — translated: MLLVKNFSVAIQSSQILNNCNLQIEPGTVHVLVGPNGSGKSSLAASLMGHPLYEIVTGEVTFQGQDLLSLATHIKAQKGLYLSVQHPLEISGLQVLHFLKEISSIADRKTESISEFLIRVNPLLGLVGLPESILYRCVNVGFSGGEKKRFELLQMFLLKPRLAILDEIDSGVDVDGLKMIAQGILWYKEQNPEVSFLIVTHYRRILEYVKPDVVHLMIDGSIVQTGSSQLLDDIETKGYASYAKRSE